A window from Vigna angularis cultivar LongXiaoDou No.4 chromosome 7, ASM1680809v1, whole genome shotgun sequence encodes these proteins:
- the LOC108336936 gene encoding uncharacterized protein LOC108336936 yields the protein MKKGVTQHRDDECEKAFIAIKDILTSPPIMSRPAAVSDLQLYIAASNYAVNAALIQETPVFKLIYFSHQVVVRTNHPIAKILRKPDLTCRMVFWSVELSEFGLRFEPRGSVKGQHFGTLTWMVPQTEEVEELALCWKEEAITFRFQTSNNQAEYEALIAGLILAKELALVTSSDFIDVNIVHVPREQNSRADLLSKLTHSKEKTQLSSVIKMMLDKPVVEAFATDVLTPKADWRQNVRELMMRQEQGEKVSTADSKCIARFLCVGEDVYRRGYTTPLLKCLSTEEADYVLRELHNGICGFHSGKHTLRARILRTGYYWPTIDHDYETFVKKCISCQAHRNDFRVPLEELHGIVSPWSFAQWGMDIVGPLPITKAQNKFLLVAIDYFTKWIEAELLAIISAQCIQKFIWHLICRFGLPHKIVTDNGRQFIEKRLEDFLKGLGIKHVTSSVEHPQTNGQAEAANKVILTELKKRVGEAKGLWVEELPEVLWAYRCTRMDPLEKLHSTSHTTQMPCCQSKSKSRR from the exons ATGAAGAAGGGTGTCACTCAACACAGGGATGATGAATGTGAAAAAGCTTTCATTGCAATCAAAGATATCCTCACAAGCCCTCCCATTATGTCTCGACCGGCAGCTGTATCTGATTTGCAGTTGTACATAGCTGCATCCAACTATGCTGTAAATGCTGCTCTTATACAAGAAACACCAGTgtttaaactaatatatttc AGCCATCAGGTGGTGGTACGAACAAATCACCCAATCGCTAAGATTCTAAGGAAGCCTGACCTGACATGTAGAATGGTCTTTTGGTCTGTCGAACTCTCTGAATTCGGTTTACGCTTCGAACCTCGAGGGTCTGTCAAAGGCCAACATTTTGGTACCTTAACGTGGATGGTTCCTCAAACAGAAGAGGTGGAGGAGCTGGCACTGTGCTGGAAGGAGGAAGCCATAACATTTCGATTTCAAACCAGCAACAATCAAGCAGAATATGAAGCCCTGATTGCTGGTTTGATTCTAGCCAAAGAATTAGCG CTAGTAACCTCCTCAGATTTTATCGACGTCAACATTGTCCACGTGCCTAGGGAGCAAAATTCAAGAGCGGATCTCCTATCTAAACTGACCCACTCCAAAGAGAAGACACAACTATCTTCAGTCATTAAGATGATGCTTGACAAGCCTGTAGTGGAAGCTTTTGCCACTGACGTATTAACACCCAAGGCCGATTGGCGACAAAATGTACGTGAACTAATGATGAGGCAGGAACAGGGAGAAAAGGTTAGTACAGCCGATTCTAAATGCATTGCTCGTTTCCTGTGTGTAGGCGAGGATGTGTACAGGCGTGGGTATACAACACCGCTATTGAAGTGCTTGTCAACGGAAGAAGCGGACTACGTCCTACGAGAGCTTCACAACGGAATATGTGGTTTTCATTCTGGAAAACATACACTCAGGGCACGAATACTGCGAACAGGGTATTATTGGCCTACGATCGACCATGACTACGAAACGTTCGTTAAAAAGTGTATTTCCTGTCAGGCACACAGAAATGATTTCCGAGTCCCTCTCGAAGAATTGCATGGCATCGTTTCACCATGGTCGTTCGCCCAATGGGGTATGGATATAGTCGGGCCATTACCGATCACGAAAGCTCAAAATAAGTTCCTCCTGGTGGCGATCGATTACTTCACAAAATGGATAGAGGCTGAACTATTAGCGATCATAAGCGCTCAATGCATACAAAAATTTATCTGGCATCTGATATGCAGGTTCGGTCTACCCCATAAAATCGTTACTGATAACGGTAGGCAATTCATCGAGAAAAGATTAGAAGATTTCCTCAAAGGTTTGGGGATTAAACATGTCACCAGTTCAGTGGAACACCCACAAACAAATGGACAGGCCGAAGCTGCCAACAAAGTTATACTCACAGAATTGAAAAAACGAGTCGGTGAAGCTAAAGGCTTATGGGTGGAGGAGCTACCAGAAGTACTATGGGCATATAGGTGCACCCGCATGGATCCACTGGAGAAACTCCATTCAACCTCACATACGACACAGATGCCATGCTGCCAGTCGAAGTCGAAGAGCCGTCGTTAA
- the LOC108338541 gene encoding NAC domain-containing protein 2 translates to MMAAPQLHFPPGFRFHPTDEELVVHYLCRKCLNQQSGVPIITEIDLYKYDPWDLPGMALYGEKEWYFFSPRNRKYPNGSRPNRSAGTGYWKATGADKPIGKPKPVGIKKALVFYAGKAPKGEKTNWIMHEYRLAEVDRSIRRKNSLRLDDWVLCRIYNKKRAVEKQPPVKIECSELADEKPAIARPYSEVTVADCVNFEGSDSVPRLLTMDSSCSEQVVSPEPASEVQSEPKRSNTKFEYNYVDANLASQFHSANQMSPLQDIFMYLSKPF, encoded by the exons ATGATGGCCGCACCGCAACTTCACTTTCCCCCAGGATTCAGATTCCACCCTACAGACGAAGAACTCGTCGTTCATTACCTCTGCCGCAAATGCCTCAACCAACAAAGCGGCGTTCCCATAATCACCGAAATCGACCTCTACAAATACGACCCTTGGGACCTCCCTG GAATGGCGTTGTACGGAGAGAAAGAGTGGTATTTCTTCTCGCCGAGGAACCGGAAGTACCCGAATGGTTCGCGGCCGAACCGGTCCGCGGGAACCGGGTACTGGAAAGCAACCGGAGCAGATAAACCGATTGGTAAACCGAAACCGGTTGGTATAAAAAAAGCATTGGTGTTTTACGCTGGAAAAGCGCCCAAGGGAGAGAAGACAAACTGGATCATGCACGAGTATCGTCTTGCCGAGGTGGACCGTTCCATTCGCAGAAAAAACAGCTTGAGG CTGGATGACTGGGTACTGTGTCGCATATACAACAAGAAAAGGGCGGTTGAGAAGCAACCGCCGGTCAAAATTGAGTGTTCCGAACTGGCGGACGAGAAGCCGGCGATTGCGCGGCCGTACTCGGAGGTGACGGTGGCGGACTGCGTGAACTTCGAGGGATCGGACTCGGTTCCACGGCTGCTGACGATGGACTCGAGCTGCTCGGAGCAGGTGGTCTCGCCGGAGCCGGCGAGCGAGGTGCAGAGCGAGCCGAAGAGGAGCAACACCAAGTTTGAGTACAATTACGTGGACGCGAATCTGGCCTCGCAGTTCCACAGCGCGAATCAGATGTCGCCGCTGCAGGATATCTTCATGTACCTCTCAAAGccattttga
- the LOC108337973 gene encoding protein CELLULOSE SYNTHASE INTERACTIVE 3 — protein MSKSPSHEPRQSIYSGSLPGEFNEAMGMDDPESTMATVANFVEQLHANLSSPVEKETVTGRLLGIARRRKDARTLIGSHAQAMPLFINILRNGTPLAKVNVASTLSVLCKDEELRLKVLLGGCIPPLLSLLNYESTETRKAAAEALYEVSSGGLSDDHVGMKIFVTEGVVPTLWSQLNPKKKEDKIVEGFITGALRNLCGDKDGYWKATLEAGGVDIIVGLLSSDNSVSQSNAASLLARLMLAFSDSIPKVIDSGAVKALLQLVGPKNDISVRASAADALEALSSKSTMAKKVIVNADGIPILIGAIVAPSNECMQGDGGQALQEHATRALANICGGMSALILYLGELSRSPSLDAPVGDIIGALAYTLMVFEEKVGVDEKHFDATQIEDILVTLLKPRDSKLIQECVLEAMASLYGNICLSKWLIQADSKKVLIGLITMAATDVQEYLILSLTTLCSDKIGVWEAIKKREGIQLLISLLGLSSEQHQEYSVQLLAILTEQVDDSKWAITAAGGIPPLVQLLETGSQKAREDAANVLWSLCCHSEDIRACVESAGAIPAFLWLLKSGGPKGQEASAMALTKLVRVADSATINQLLALLLRDSPSSKAHIIRVLGHVLTMASQNDLLEKGSAANKGLRSLVQVLNSSNEETQEYAASVLADLFITRQDICDSLATDEIVLPCMKLLTSKTQVVATQSARALSALSRPTKNKAANKMSYIVEGDVEPLIKLAKTSSVDAAETAVAALANLLFDPFIAAEALAEDVVSALTRVLAEGSLEGKQNASRALHQLLKHFPVGDVLKGSAQSRFTVLALVDLLKAMDMDETDAADALEVIALLARTKKGVRNNYSAWSALAEIPSSLELLVCCLAEGPSLVQDKAIKILSRLCGDQPAVLGDLLSTSSRSIGSLANRIMNSSSLEVKIGGSALLICAAKQKKELSMDSLDVSGHLKPLIYSLVEMIKQSFKYSSLEIEVLASKGFMERNGFQEVDEFDIPDPATALGSTIAMWLLSVIASFHIKSKPTIMEAGGLEVLSDKLGRYTSNPQAEYEDTEGIWINALLLAILFQDTNVVQSPVTMRIIPSITLLLRSDEVIDKYFAAQAMASLVCNGNKGIDLAIANSGAVAGLITIIGHVESDMPNLMDLSEEFSLVQNPDQVVLDHLFEIEDVKVGSTARKSIPLLVDLLRPIPERPTAPPVAVRLLISIADGSDSNKLILAEAGALEALNKYLSLSPQDSTEAAISELLRILFCNSDLIKHEAAISSLNQLIAVLRLGSRTARYSAARALHELFDADNIRDSELAKQAIQPLVDMLNTTSGHEQEAALMSLIKLTSGNSSKVSLLTDMEGNPLKCLYKILSSASSLELKSHAAQLCFALFANSKIRADPVASECIEPLILLLQSGSETAIESGVCAFERLLEDEQQVELAAAYNIVDLLVSLVSGTNFQLIEATVSALIKLGKDRTTSKLDMVKAGIIDNCLKLLQLAPSSLCSTISELFRILTNSSAIARSSDAAEIVEPLFHVLLRRDFNLWGQHSALQALVNILEKPQSLATLKLTPSQVIEPLISFLESPSQAIQQLGTELLSHLLAQEHFQQDITTKNAVVPLVQLAGIGILNLQQTAIKALEKISTSWPKAVADAGGIFELAKVIIQEDPQPPHALWESAALVLSNVLHSNADYYFKVPVVVLVKLLHSTLENTISIALNALIVHDRSDASSAEQMMEAGVIEALLDLLRSHHCEEASGNLLEALFNNVRVREMKVSKYAIAPLSQYLLDPQTRSQSGKLLAALALGDLSQHEGHARSSASVSACRALISLLEDQPTEEMKVVAICALQNFVMNSRTNRRAVAEAGGILVIQELLLSPNTEVAAQAALLIKFLFSTHTLQEYVSNELIRSLTAALERELWSTATINEAVLKTLHVIFMNFPKLHTSEAATLCIPHLVGALKSGGEAAQDSVLDTFCLLRQSWSTMPIDIAKSQAMIAAEAIPILQMLMKTCPPSFHERADTLLHCLPGCLTVTIKRGNNLRQTMGSTNAFCRLTIGNGPPKQTKVVNHSTSPEWKEGFTWAFDVPPKGQKLHIICKSKNTFGKTTLGRVTIQIDKVVSEGVYSGLFSLNHDGNKDGSSRTLEIEIIWSNRISNDDT, from the exons ATGTCAAAGTCTCCCTCTCATGAACCGCGACAGTCCATTTATTCTGGCTCTCTTCCTGG GGAATTTAATGAGGCAATGGGAATGGATGATCCAGAATCTACAATGGCAACAGTTGCTAATTTTGTGGAGCAACTGCATGCCAATTTGTCATCACcggttgagaaagaaaccgtTACAGGGCGCTTACTAGGTATTGCCAGGAGAAGAAAGGATGCTAGAACACTCATAGGTTCTCATGCCCAAGCCATGCCATTGTTCATAAACATTCTCAGAAATGGAACACCTCTTGCAAAAGTTAATGTTGCTTCCACTCTGAGTGTCCTGTGCAAAGATGAAGAACTGAGGTTAAAAGTACTACTTGGTGGTTGTATCCCACCATTATTGTCACTTTTAAACTATGAATCCACGGAGACCAGGAAGGCTGCCGCTGAAGCATTATATGAAGTTTCCTCAGGTGGTCTGTCTGATGATCATGTTGGTATGAAAATTTTTGTCACAGAGGGTGTAGTTCCAACCTTATGGAGTCAACTAAATCCAAAGAAGAAGGAAGACAAAATTGTGGAGGGTTTTATTACTGGAGCATTAAGAAATCTTTGTGGTGACAAAGATGGCTACTGGAAAGCAACATTAGAAGCTGGAGGCGTGGATATCATAGTGGGGCTCTTGTCTTCAGACAATTCTGTTTCTCAGTCAAATGCAGCTTCTCTATTGGCACGTTTAATGCTGGCTTTCAGTGATAGTATCCCCAAAGTAATAGACTCTGGAGCAGTCAAAGCTTTACTTCAGCTTGTTGGTCCAAAAAATGACATTTCTGTTAGGGCTAGTGCTGCTGATGCCCTAGAAGCTCTCTCTTCAAAATCTACTATGGCTAAAAAGGTCATTGTTAATGCAGATGGAATTCCAATCCTTATTGGAGCAATAGTTGCTCCTTCTAATGAGTGTATGCAAGGTGATGGTGGCCAGGCTCTACAAGAGCACGCAACTCGAGCTTTAGCCAATATCTGCGGTGGCATGTCTGCATTAATACTATATCTTGGAGAACTTTCACGTTCTCCTAGCCTTGATGCTCCAGTTGGTGATATAATTGGGGCTCTTGCTTATACACTCATGGTCTTTGAGGAAAAAGTAGGTGTTGATGAGAAACATTTTGATGCAACTCAGATAGAGGATATTCTAGTAACTCTTCTAAAGCCTCGGGACAGCAAACTGATTCAAGAGTGTGTCCTTGAGGCTATGGCTAGCCTTTATGGAAACATCTGTCTCTCAAAGTGGCTCATTCAAGCTGATTCAAAGAAGGTTCTTATTGGACTTATAACCATGGCTGCCACTGACGTGCAAGAGTATCTGATACTTTCGTTGACAACCTTGTGTAGTGATAAGATTGGAGTATGGGAGGCcataaaaaagagagaaggtATCCAATTACTAATATCATTGCTTGGATTATCCAGTGAGCAGCATCAAGAGTACTCAGTTCAGCTGCTAGCGATCTTAACTGAACAGGTTGATGACAGCAAGTGGGCAATTACTGCTGCTGGAGGGATTCCTCCACTGGTGCAGTTGTTGGAGACAGGATCACAGAAAGCAAGAGAGGATGCAGCAAATGTTCTGTGGAGTTTGTGCTGTCACAGTGAAGATATTCGCGCTTGTGTTGAAAGTGCTGGAGCCATACCAGCATTTTTATGGCTTCTTAAGAGTGGTGGACCAAAAGGGCAGGAAGCTTCTGCTATGGCACTAACAAAGCTTGTTCGAGTAGCTGATTCTGCCACAATTAATCAGCTATTAGCATTGCTCCTGCGGGATTCTCCAAGCTCGAAAGCCCACATAATCCGAGTTTTAGGTCATGTTCTTACTATGGCTTCACAGAATGATCTCCTTGAAAAAGGTTCTGCAGCTAACAAGGGCTTGAGATCTCTAGTTCAGGTCCTCAATTCATCCAATGAGGAAACCCAAGAATATGCAGCTTCGGTTCTAGCTGATTTGTTTATCACAAGACAAGACATATGTGATAGTCTTGCAACTGATGAGATTGTGCTTCCTTGCATGAAGCTTTTGACTAGTAAAACTCAAGTTGTTGCCACTCAATCAGCTCGAGCACTAAGTGCTCTGTCTCGTCCAACAAAGAACAAGGCTGCAAATAAAATGTCTTATATTGTAGAGGGTGATGTTGAGCCACTAATCAAGTTAGCTAAAACATCCTCTGTTGATGCTGCTGAAACTGCTGTTGCTGCATTGGCCAATCTTCTCTTTGATCCTTTTATTGCTGCTGAGGCTCTAGCTGAAGATGTTGTTTCAGCTTTAACTAGAGTTCTGGCAGAAGGGTCCTTGGAAGGTAAGCAAAATGCATCTCGTGCACTTCATCAATTATTGAAGCATTTTCCTGTAGGTGATGTTCTTAAGGGGAGTGCTCAATCTCGTTTCACTGTGCTTGCACTTGTTGATTTGTTAAAAGCTATGGATATGGACGAAACTGATGCTGCTGATGCTTTAGAAGTAATCGCATTGCTAGCCAGGACCAAGAAAGGTGTCAGGAACAATTACTCTGCATGGTCAGCTCTGGCTGAAATACCGTCAAGCTTAGAACTTCTTGTCTGCTGCCTGGCTGAGGGGCCCTCCCTTGTGCAGGACAAGGCAATTAAAATTCTATCTAGACTTTGTGGGGATCAGCCTGCTGTTCTTGGTGATTTGTTATCTACTAGTTCCAGATCCATTGGTTCATTGGCTAATAGAATAATGAACTCCTCCAGTCTAGAAGTAAAAATTGGAGGGTCTGCCTTGCTAATTTGTGCTGCTAAGCAGAAGAAAGAGCTTTCAATGGATTCACTTGACGTTTCTGGGCATCTGAAACCATTAATATATTCTTTAGTTGAAATGAtaaagcaaagttttaagtatTCTTCTTTAGAAATTGAAGTTCTCGCTTCTAAAGGTTTTATGGAGAGAAATGGTTTTCAAGAAGTTGATGAGTTTGATATTCCTGATCCTGCCACTGCCTTGGGAAGCACTATTGCGATGTGGTTGCTTTCAGTTATTGCTTCTTTCCATATAAAGAGCAAGCCCACAATTATGGAAGCTGGTGGACTTGAAGTTCTCTCCGACAAACTTGGAAGATATACTTCAAATCCACAG GCAGAATATGAGGATACAGAAGGAATATGGATCAATGCCTTGCTGTTGGCCATTTTATTTCAGGATACGAATGTTGTTCAGTCTCCTGTGACAATGCGCATTATACCTTCTATCACTCTTCTGCTAAGATCTGATGAagtaattgataaatattttgcTGCCCAGGCTATGGCCAGTCTTGTTTGTAATGGCAATAAGGGAATAGATCTTGCCATTGCAAATTCTGGTGCTGTTGCTGGATTGATAACTATAATTGGGCATGTAGAGTCAGATATGCCTAATCTCATGGATTTATCAGAAGAATTTTCATTGGTACAAAACCCTGATCAAGTTGTTTTGGATCACCtttttgaaattgaagatgTAAAGGTGGGTTCTACGGCCAGGAAATCTATACCGCTCTTAGTGGATCTCCTGAGACCAATACCAGAAAGGCCTACTGCTCCACCAGTTGCTGTTAGACTCTTGATATCCATTGCAGATGGAAGTGATAGCAATAAATTAATCCTTGCTGAAGCTGGAGCTCTTGAAGCTTTGAACAAATACCTTTCCTTGAGTCCTCAAGACTCAACTGAGGCTGCTATATCTGAGTTATTGAGAATATTATTTTGCAATTCTGATCTCATTAAACACGAAGCAGCAATCAGTTCATTGAACCAACTTATAGCTGTTTTGCGTCTTGGATCAAGAACTGCTAGATACAGTGCAGCAAGAGCACTTCACGAACTTTTTGATGCTGACAACATTAGAGACTCAGAATTAGCTAAACAAGCTATTCAACCATTGGTTGATATGCTTAACACGACGTCAGGGCATGAACAGGAGGCTGCTCTCATGTCCTTGATCAAGTTAACTTCAGGAAATTCTTCAAAAGTATCTCTTCTTACTGATATGGAAGGAAACCCACTTAAATGTCTATACAAAATACTGTCTTCTGCTTCATCCTTGGAACTGAAGAGCCATGCTGCCCAACTCTGCTTTGCCCTTTTTGCCAATAGCAAGATCAGAGCAGATCCAGTTGCCTCAGAATGCATAGAACCCCTTATATTACTGTTGCAGTCTGGTTCTGAGACAGCAATAGAGTCTGGGGTTTGTGCTTTTGAGAGATTGTTGGAAGATGAACAACAGGTAGAGCTTGCAGCAGCCTACAATATTGTGGATCTCCTTGTGAGCTTGGTTTCCGGTACTAACTTTCAGCTTATTGAGGCTACCGTATCTGCTCTTATCAAATTGGGCAAAGATAGGACTACAAGTAAACTGGACATGGTGAAAGCTGGCATTATTGATAATTGTCTCAAGCTACTACAATTAGCACCTAGCTCTTTATGTTCCACAATATCTGAGCTCTTTCGCATTTTAACTAATAGTAGCGCAATTGCAAGAAGTTCAGATGCTGCAGAAATTGTAGAACCTCTTTTCCATGTTTTGCTCCGTCGAGATTTCAACTTATGGGGACAGCATAGTGCATTACAAGCACTTGTAAATATATTGGAGAAACCACAAAGTCTTGCCACCTTGAAGCTTACTCCAAGCCAAGTTATTGAACCCTTGATTTCTTTTCTGGAATCCCCATCCCAAGCTATTCAGCAGCTTGGCACAGAACTGTTATCTCATCTTCTTGCACAGGAACATTTTCAGCAAGATATTACAACTAAGAATGCAGTTGTGCCCCTCGTACAGCTTGCAGGAATTGGAATATTAAACTTACAGCAAACAGCTATAAAAGCATTGGAAAAAATTTCCACTAGTTGGCCTAAGGCTGTTGCTGATGCAGGAGGTATTTTTGAGCTTGCAAAGGTTATTATTCAAGAAGACCCTCAGCCACCGCATGCACTCTGGGAATCAGCTGCTCTAGTTCTCTCTAATGTATTACATTCCAATGCCGATTACTACTTTAAAGTTCCTGTGGTAGTTCTTGTAAAACTTTTGCACTCAACACTTGAGAATACAATTAGCATAGCCCTTAATGCTTTAATAGTTCATGACAGAAGTGATGCTTCAAGTGCTGAGCAGATGATGGAAGCTGGAGTTATAGAGGCTCTGTTAGACCTGTTAAGATCTCATCATTGTGAAGAAGCATCTGGCAATTTATTAGAAGCTTTATTTAACAATGTGAGAGTACGAGAGATGAAGGTGTCTAAATATGCTATAGCGCCTTTGTCCCAGTATCTCTTGGATCCACAAACCAGATCACAGTCTGGTAAGCTTCTTGCTGCTTTAGCTCTGGGAGATCTTTCCCAGCATGAAGGACATGCTAGATCTAGTGCCTCTGTTTCTGCATGTCGGGCATTGATAAGTTTACTTGAAGATCAGCCAACTGAAGAAATGAAGGTGGTAGCTATATGTGCATTGCAAAACTTTGTCATGAACAGCAGGACAAATAGACGAGCTGTTGCAGAAGCTGGAGGCATACTGGTGATTCAAGAATTGCTGCTGTCTCCAAACACAGAAGTTGCTGCACAAGCTGCTTTACTGatcaaatttttgttttctacaCATACACTGCAAGAATATGTATCAAATGAGTTGATCAGGTCTTTGACAG CTGCACTGGAAAGAGAGTTATGGTCAACTGCCACAATCAATGAAGCGGTTCTGAAAACTTTGCATGTGATATTCATGAACTTCCCTAAGCTCCACACATCTGAAGCAGCAACTCTTTGCATTCCTCATTTGGTAGGTGCACTTAAATCTGGTGGTGAAGCGGCTCAGGACTCTGTACTTGACACGTTTTGCTTGCTAAGACAATCATGGTCAACTATGCCAATAGATATAGCAAAGTCCCAAGCTATGATTGCTGCTGAAGCCATCCCCATTTTGCAAATGCTCATGAAAACCTGCCCACCTAGTTTCCATGAGAGGGCAGATACTCTTCTGCACTGCTTACCAGGGTGTTTGACTGTCACCATTAAGCGTGGAAACAACCTCAGGCAAACTATGGGAAGCACTAACGCATTCTGCCGGTTAACAATAGGAAATGGTCCTCCAAAACAAACCAAG GTAGTGAATCATAGTACTTCTCCCGAATGGAAAGAAGGATTCACTTGGGCATTTGATGTACCTCCAAAGGGCCAAAAGCTACATATCATATGCAAAAGCAAGAATACTTTTGGGAAG ACAACTCTTGGAAGAGTCACCATTCAAATTGATAAAGTTGTATCAGAGGGGGTTTATAGTGGATTATTCAGTCTTAATCATGATGGTAACAAAGATGGTTCTTCCCGAACACTTGAAATTGAGATTATATGGTCCAACAGGATCTCCAATGATGACACTTGA